From a region of the Bacillus alveayuensis genome:
- a CDS encoding trk system potassium uptake protein TrkH (product_source=KO:K03498; cog=COG0168; ko=KO:K03498; pfam=PF02386; superfamily=81324; tigrfam=TIGR00933; transmembrane_helix_parts=Inside_1_6,TMhelix_7_29,Outside_30_43,TMhelix_44_62,Inside_63_74,TMhelix_75_97,Outside_98_127,TMhelix_128_150,Inside_151_156,TMhelix_157_177,Outside_178_191,TMhelix_192_214,Inside_215_225,TMhelix_226_248,Outside_249_289,TMhelix_290_322,Inside_323_342,TMhelix_343_365,Outside_366_374,TMhelix_375_397,Inside_398_403,TMhelix_404_423,Outside_424_441): MNIREKIIHLNPSQLLVVTFLFSILLGTFMLKMPISTKTEISWLDALFTATSAMTVTGLVVVDTSQTFTIFGQIVILLLIQLGGLGIMSFAILIFIVLGKKIGMKERIVIQHALNQTSLGGVIQLVKYLFLFSFVIEFLGMIILSFRWVPQFGLEKGVYYSFFHAISAFNNAGFSVWSDSLMQFVGDPVVNLMISFLFIIGGLGFTVLADIWRNRSFQKLSLHTRLMLIGTISLNLCAMFFFFIVEYYNHKTLGSLPLLDKLWASYFQAVTTRTAGFNSLDIASMEESTIFLMIILMFIGAGSASTGGGIKLTTAIVITFSIAAFLRGRTEIQVGKRSISVEIIMRALVITMMSMISIILAVFILNLFEKHSFLEILFEAVSAFGTVGLSMGITGSLTSIGKVVIILLMFIGKVGPLTLLFTLSKPQQPKIRYPNEDVLTG; the protein is encoded by the coding sequence ATGAATATAAGAGAAAAAATTATTCATCTCAACCCTTCACAGCTATTAGTTGTGACCTTTCTTTTTTCTATTTTGCTAGGAACGTTTATGTTAAAGATGCCGATCTCCACTAAAACAGAGATTAGTTGGCTTGATGCATTGTTTACAGCTACATCTGCTATGACGGTTACAGGTTTAGTTGTTGTTGATACTAGCCAAACTTTTACAATATTTGGTCAAATTGTCATTTTATTGTTGATTCAATTAGGTGGACTTGGCATCATGTCTTTTGCCATTTTAATATTTATCGTTTTAGGAAAAAAGATTGGCATGAAAGAGCGCATCGTCATTCAGCATGCCTTAAATCAAACCTCCTTGGGAGGAGTTATTCAGCTTGTTAAATATTTATTTCTTTTTTCATTTGTCATCGAATTTTTAGGAATGATTATTTTATCATTTCGATGGGTTCCGCAATTCGGGTTGGAAAAGGGAGTTTATTACAGTTTTTTTCACGCGATTTCAGCATTCAATAATGCAGGATTTTCCGTTTGGTCAGACAGTCTCATGCAATTTGTTGGCGATCCTGTTGTCAATCTTATGATTTCATTTCTATTTATTATTGGTGGACTAGGATTTACTGTTTTAGCTGATATTTGGCGCAACCGTTCATTTCAAAAGCTCTCCTTGCATACAAGGCTTATGCTGATAGGCACAATTTCTTTGAACTTATGTGCTATGTTTTTTTTCTTTATTGTGGAATATTATAACCATAAAACACTTGGTTCTTTACCTCTTTTGGATAAGCTTTGGGCTTCGTATTTTCAAGCTGTTACAACTAGAACAGCAGGCTTCAATTCATTAGATATTGCTAGTATGGAAGAATCGACTATTTTCCTGATGATTATTTTAATGTTTATTGGGGCTGGAAGTGCTTCGACGGGCGGTGGAATAAAGCTTACAACTGCGATTGTCATTACGTTTTCGATTGCTGCCTTTTTGAGGGGGAGAACGGAAATACAAGTAGGAAAGCGTTCCATTTCAGTTGAAATTATCATGCGTGCCTTAGTCATTACGATGATGAGTATGATTTCGATCATTTTAGCCGTTTTTATCTTAAACTTATTTGAAAAACATTCGTTTTTAGAAATTTTATTTGAGGCTGTGTCGGCGTTTGGTACAGTTGGGCTATCGATGGGAATAACCGGCTCCTTAACATCAATAGGAAAAGTGGTGATTATTCTGTTGATGTTTATTGGCAAAGTCGGGCCATTAACGTTATTATTTACATTGTCGAAACCACAACAGCCTAAAATTCGCTATCCAAATGAGGACGTGCTGACAGGTTAG
- a CDS encoding iron complex transport system permease protein (product_source=KO:K02015; cath_funfam=1.10.3470.10; cog=COG0609; ko=KO:K02015; pfam=PF01032; superfamily=81345; transmembrane_helix_parts=Outside_1_9,TMhelix_10_32,Inside_33_63,TMhelix_64_83,Outside_84_92,TMhelix_93_111,Inside_112_117,TMhelix_118_140,Outside_141_149,TMhelix_150_172,Inside_173_191,TMhelix_192_214,Outside_215_241,TMhelix_242_264,Inside_265_276,TMhelix_277_299,Outside_300_308,TMhelix_309_326,Inside_327_333), whose protein sequence is MVLSNEMKAIILFCSFLFLSFSMCASIVYGYTDTNWKTAWEAFTNFNGSNEHIVIQNVRLPRSLIAAVVGASLGIAGALMQAITKNPLASPSVFGINAGAGFFIVISFSFFSVNNLQAFTWIAFCGAALSAFTVYFIGSLGREGLTPLKLTLAGAAVAALFSSLTQGLLVLNEAALDQVLFWLSGSVQGRKLEALLNVLPYIIIAFIACIFLAPKINLLMLGEEVAKGLGLKTGIVKLLAAIVIIFLSGGAVAAAGPIVFIGIVVPHVAKYVAGNDYRWILPYCAVFGGILLVLADIGARFIIMPEEVPVGVMTAIIGTPFFIYIARRGFQSS, encoded by the coding sequence GTGGTACTGTCAAATGAGATGAAAGCTATTATTCTCTTTTGTTCTTTTTTATTTCTATCGTTCAGTATGTGTGCAAGTATTGTTTACGGATACACGGATACTAATTGGAAAACGGCATGGGAAGCTTTTACGAATTTTAATGGTTCAAACGAGCATATTGTCATTCAAAATGTTCGCCTACCACGTAGTTTGATTGCAGCAGTCGTTGGAGCATCATTAGGTATAGCAGGGGCCTTAATGCAAGCCATTACAAAAAATCCCCTTGCCTCTCCAAGTGTATTTGGTATAAATGCAGGTGCTGGATTTTTCATTGTCATTTCTTTTTCATTTTTTTCTGTTAACAATTTACAGGCTTTCACGTGGATTGCTTTTTGCGGTGCTGCTCTCTCTGCCTTTACCGTTTATTTCATTGGGTCACTCGGTCGTGAGGGCTTGACACCTTTAAAGTTAACGTTAGCGGGAGCAGCGGTAGCAGCACTTTTCTCTTCGTTAACGCAAGGATTATTAGTTTTAAATGAAGCAGCATTAGATCAAGTATTATTTTGGTTATCTGGGTCTGTTCAAGGAAGAAAATTAGAAGCGCTTTTAAATGTATTGCCTTATATCATCATTGCTTTCATTGCTTGTATTTTTCTAGCTCCTAAAATCAATCTTTTAATGCTTGGAGAAGAAGTCGCAAAAGGATTAGGGCTAAAAACAGGGATCGTAAAGCTTTTAGCAGCTATTGTCATTATTTTCTTATCTGGTGGTGCGGTTGCAGCAGCTGGGCCCATTGTGTTTATCGGAATTGTTGTTCCTCATGTTGCAAAATATGTGGCAGGAAATGATTATCGATGGATTTTGCCTTATTGTGCTGTGTTTGGAGGGATATTGTTAGTATTAGCGGATATAGGAGCACGCTTTATCATCATGCCTGAGGAAGTGCCAGTAGGAGTGATGACGGCAATCATTGGAACACCATTCTTCATATACATTGCCAGAAGGGGGTTCCAATCATCATGA
- a CDS encoding hypothetical protein (product_source=Hypo-rule applied): MKKREKQEPTIAPGIDDDEELEQNATKEEIARGDYTEVTTLSYDEVAPS; this comes from the coding sequence ATGAAAAAAAGAGAAAAACAAGAGCCTACAATAGCTCCTGGAATTGACGATGATGAAGAGTTAGAGCAAAATGCAACAAAGGAAGAAATTGCACGCGGTGATTATACAGAGGTAACAACATTATCATATGATGAAGTCGCCCCATCTTAA
- a CDS encoding iron complex transport system substrate-binding protein (product_source=KO:K02016; cath_funfam=3.40.50.1980; cog=COG0614; ko=KO:K02016; pfam=PF01497; superfamily=53807; transmembrane_helix_parts=Inside_1_20,TMhelix_21_38,Outside_39_340) → MKIIIIIGGATMRQYPFFKTFFALFTVIFLLLMAACSGNNETTTQDESSNKDESYTVEHAMGKTTIPKKVERVVVLTNEGTEALLALGVKPVGAVQSWLGDPWYDHIKDQMEGVEVVGVEHEVNVEKIAELQPDLIIGNKLRQEAIYDQLSKIAPTVFSETLRGDWKENFQLYAKALNMEEKGKEVLAEFDAHVEGVKEKLGDKINQEVSVVRFMAGKTRIYYTDSFSGVIFDQLGFKRSEKQGKLFTEDNKLGMLAVEVGKEQIPEMDGDVIFYFTYAPQGDPEALKTEEEWTNDPLWKNLEAVKNGKVYKVDDAIWNTAGGVIAANLMLDDLVEKLGE, encoded by the coding sequence ATGAAAATAATTATCATTATCGGAGGTGCAACAATGCGTCAGTATCCATTTTTCAAAACGTTTTTTGCTCTTTTTACTGTCATCTTTTTATTATTAATGGCTGCTTGCAGCGGTAATAATGAAACAACTACACAAGATGAGTCCTCAAATAAAGACGAATCATACACAGTCGAACATGCCATGGGGAAAACAACGATTCCAAAAAAGGTAGAACGTGTTGTTGTTTTAACGAACGAAGGGACAGAAGCTCTTTTAGCTCTTGGTGTAAAACCGGTAGGAGCTGTCCAATCCTGGCTTGGCGACCCTTGGTATGATCATATTAAAGATCAAATGGAAGGTGTAGAAGTAGTTGGTGTAGAACATGAAGTGAATGTAGAAAAAATCGCTGAATTACAACCAGATTTAATTATCGGCAACAAGCTTCGCCAAGAAGCCATTTATGATCAATTAAGCAAAATTGCGCCAACAGTCTTTTCTGAAACTTTACGTGGTGATTGGAAGGAAAACTTCCAATTATATGCTAAAGCGTTAAATATGGAGGAAAAAGGAAAAGAAGTATTAGCTGAATTTGATGCACATGTGGAAGGAGTAAAAGAAAAGCTTGGAGATAAAATTAATCAAGAAGTATCTGTAGTACGCTTTATGGCTGGTAAAACACGTATTTATTATACAGATTCCTTCTCTGGTGTTATTTTTGATCAATTAGGCTTCAAACGATCTGAAAAGCAAGGAAAGCTTTTCACAGAAGATAACAAGCTTGGAATGCTTGCTGTTGAAGTAGGAAAAGAACAAATCCCAGAAATGGATGGAGATGTCATATTCTACTTCACTTACGCCCCTCAAGGAGATCCAGAGGCTCTTAAAACGGAGGAAGAGTGGACAAACGACCCACTTTGGAAAAACCTTGAAGCCGTAAAAAACGGAAAAGTATACAAAGTGGATGATGCTATTTGGAATACAGCGGGTGGAGTGATCGCCGCAAACTTAATGCTTGACGACCTTGTAGAAAAATTAGGAGAATAG
- a CDS encoding Na+/H+-dicarboxylate symporter (product_source=COG1301; cath_funfam=1.10.3860.10; cog=COG1301; pfam=PF00375; superfamily=118215; transmembrane_helix_parts=Inside_1_6,TMhelix_7_29,Outside_30_43,TMhelix_44_68,Inside_69_80,TMhelix_81_103,Outside_104_145,TMhelix_146_163,Inside_164_182,TMhelix_183_205,Outside_206_219,TMhelix_220_242,Inside_243_321,TMhelix_322_344,Outside_345_348,TMhelix_349_371,Inside_372_416): protein MKLTAKILVGLFVGLIVGLVLNVTSPTLFDILNTIVFTPLGQIFLNLIKMLVVPIVFFSITLGVAGLGDPKELGRIGIKTISFFLITTAIAITIGISLALVLQPGNIGTFDMSATEFEAKEAPSISETLLNIIPTNPIQAMAEGNMLQIIVFSIFVGFGISMLGKKASSLFTIIEQGNELMMYLVTIVMKLAPYGALGLIATAVGSQGWDAVKAMALYMIVVLLALFLHAGMTYGSAVYFIGKMNPILFFKKFFPAMSIAFSTSSSSATLPVSMDIAQKRLKVPESISSFVQPLGATINMDGTAIMQGVATIFIAQVYHEQLTMVQLITVVITAVLASIGTAGVPGVGLIMLAMVLNSVNLPVEGIALILGVDRILDMARTAINTAGDAACAVCITETEKKKDLSFDTSVRETIDK from the coding sequence ATGAAACTAACAGCGAAAATTTTGGTTGGTTTATTTGTAGGTTTAATAGTTGGACTTGTTTTAAATGTGACATCACCTACGTTGTTTGACATATTAAATACAATCGTTTTTACCCCACTTGGACAAATATTTCTGAATCTAATTAAAATGCTCGTCGTTCCAATTGTTTTCTTCTCTATTACACTTGGGGTTGCTGGATTAGGTGATCCGAAAGAGCTTGGAAGAATTGGAATCAAAACGATTTCGTTTTTCCTAATTACGACTGCAATTGCGATTACGATTGGTATATCACTAGCATTAGTGCTGCAGCCAGGTAATATCGGAACGTTTGATATGTCAGCAACTGAGTTTGAAGCAAAGGAAGCACCTTCTATTAGTGAAACGTTATTGAATATTATCCCTACCAATCCGATTCAAGCGATGGCAGAAGGAAATATGCTGCAAATCATCGTATTTTCCATTTTTGTTGGTTTCGGAATTTCTATGCTTGGCAAGAAAGCTTCAAGTTTATTTACGATTATAGAACAAGGGAATGAATTAATGATGTACCTTGTGACAATCGTGATGAAGCTTGCACCATATGGAGCATTGGGTTTAATTGCCACAGCGGTTGGAAGCCAAGGCTGGGATGCTGTAAAAGCAATGGCATTATATATGATCGTTGTGCTATTAGCGTTATTTTTACATGCTGGAATGACCTACGGTTCAGCTGTTTATTTCATAGGCAAAATGAATCCAATTTTATTTTTTAAAAAATTCTTCCCAGCTATGAGTATTGCATTTAGTACATCTTCAAGTAGTGCGACCTTGCCAGTTTCAATGGATATAGCTCAAAAACGGCTAAAAGTACCTGAGTCCATCAGCAGTTTTGTTCAACCACTTGGAGCAACAATTAATATGGATGGTACGGCCATTATGCAAGGGGTAGCGACGATCTTTATCGCACAAGTTTACCATGAACAGTTGACAATGGTACAGTTGATCACAGTTGTCATAACAGCTGTATTAGCTAGTATTGGTACTGCTGGTGTCCCTGGCGTTGGCTTAATCATGTTAGCGATGGTGCTTAATTCTGTTAATCTTCCAGTTGAAGGTATTGCATTGATACTGGGAGTTGATCGAATTCTTGATATGGCCCGTACAGCTATTAATACGGCTGGAGATGCAGCGTGTGCCGTATGTATAACAGAAACAGAGAAAAAGAAAGATCTTTCTTTTGACACATCTGTTCGTGAAACGATTGATAAATAA
- a CDS encoding hypothetical protein (product_source=Hypo-rule applied; cath_funfam=2.60.40.10; cleavage_site_network=SignalP-noTM; pfam=PF13115; superfamily=81296) — MKKFQFLTIVFVFLLAAGCAADSDQTSEEKNDQNEASMEEQPQMLEANIIVPEAISPHEEVTMKVEVTQGDEVVDDASEVMFEIWQDDKENSEMIKAEHEGNGVYSITKQFEQNGIYHVQTHVTARDLHVMPTKQFVVGEVSEE, encoded by the coding sequence ATGAAAAAGTTTCAATTTTTAACGATTGTATTTGTTTTTTTACTTGCTGCTGGTTGTGCGGCAGATTCCGATCAGACATCTGAAGAAAAAAACGATCAAAATGAAGCGTCAATGGAGGAACAACCTCAAATGCTTGAAGCCAATATTATCGTACCTGAAGCGATTTCTCCTCATGAAGAAGTAACGATGAAAGTCGAAGTAACACAAGGAGACGAAGTGGTTGATGATGCTTCTGAGGTTATGTTCGAAATTTGGCAGGATGATAAAGAAAACAGTGAAATGATTAAAGCAGAGCACGAAGGAAATGGGGTTTACAGCATTACGAAGCAATTTGAACAAAATGGTATTTATCATGTACAAACACATGTGACGGCAAGAGATCTCCATGTAATGCCAACAAAGCAATTTGTGGTTGGTGAAGTGTCAGAAGAATAA
- a CDS encoding fumarate hydratase class II (product_source=KO:K01679; cath_funfam=1.10.275.10,1.10.40.30,1.20.200.10; cog=COG0114; ko=KO:K01679; pfam=PF00206,PF10415; superfamily=48557; tigrfam=TIGR00979), producing the protein MKYRVERDTMGEVKVPIDKYWGAQTERSLQNFKIGTEKMPLEVIYAFAIIKRSAAKVNRDLGKLDKEKANAIMEVCDELLNGQYDEHFPLVVWQTGSGTQTNMNVNEVIANRANEKLKEKNIQKNVHPNDDVNMGQSSNDTFPTAMHIAGVQMISKKLIPAIEKLSYTLKQKEKEYADIVKIGRTHLQDATPLTVGQEISGWVHMLYKSKKMIIDSLDRMRDLAIGGTAVGTGINTHPEFGALMAKEIRNLTKEMFRSSPNKFHALTSHDEIVLVHGALKALAADVMKIANDIRWLASGPRCGIGEYSIPANEPGSSIMPGKVNPTQSEALTMVAVQVMGNDASIGFAASQGNFQLNVFKPVIIYNFLQSVRLLADGMRSFHDKCVVGMKPNTEVINQYVTKSLMLVTALSPHIGYEKAAKVAKLAFEQGLTLKESAIKLNVMSAEQFDRIVQPEKMIGPQPS; encoded by the coding sequence ATGAAATATCGTGTTGAACGAGATACGATGGGGGAAGTGAAGGTTCCGATTGATAAATATTGGGGTGCACAAACAGAAAGAAGCTTACAAAATTTTAAAATTGGGACAGAAAAAATGCCGCTGGAAGTAATTTATGCATTTGCCATTATTAAAAGAAGTGCGGCGAAAGTAAATCGTGATCTCGGTAAGTTAGATAAGGAAAAAGCGAATGCCATTATGGAAGTATGTGATGAACTGTTAAATGGTCAATATGACGAGCACTTTCCTTTAGTTGTTTGGCAAACAGGAAGTGGAACGCAAACAAATATGAATGTGAATGAAGTCATTGCCAATCGTGCCAATGAAAAGTTAAAAGAAAAGAACATACAAAAAAATGTTCACCCGAATGATGATGTGAATATGGGACAAAGCTCAAATGATACCTTTCCAACAGCTATGCATATTGCAGGTGTACAAATGATTTCCAAAAAATTAATTCCTGCTATCGAAAAGCTTTCATACACTTTAAAACAAAAGGAAAAGGAATATGCTGACATTGTGAAAATTGGAAGAACCCATTTGCAAGATGCTACTCCATTAACTGTTGGACAAGAAATAAGCGGATGGGTTCACATGTTGTATAAATCCAAAAAGATGATCATCGATTCGTTAGATAGAATGCGCGACTTAGCTATAGGGGGAACAGCTGTAGGAACTGGAATCAATACTCATCCTGAATTTGGAGCATTAATGGCCAAAGAGATTAGAAACTTGACAAAAGAGATGTTTCGATCATCACCAAATAAATTTCATGCATTAACGAGTCATGATGAAATCGTTCTCGTACATGGCGCCTTAAAAGCTTTGGCAGCAGATGTCATGAAAATCGCTAATGATATTAGATGGTTAGCAAGTGGACCGCGCTGTGGTATTGGTGAATATTCAATCCCTGCCAATGAACCGGGAAGTTCAATTATGCCTGGTAAAGTGAATCCAACACAAAGTGAAGCTTTAACGATGGTTGCTGTGCAGGTCATGGGTAACGATGCTTCAATTGGATTTGCGGCAAGTCAAGGGAATTTTCAACTAAATGTATTTAAACCAGTGATAATCTATAACTTTTTACAATCAGTTCGTTTGCTAGCTGATGGAATGCGTTCATTTCACGATAAATGTGTCGTTGGAATGAAGCCAAATACGGAAGTTATCAATCAATATGTAACAAAGTCTCTCATGCTCGTAACCGCATTAAGCCCTCATATTGGCTATGAAAAGGCAGCAAAAGTAGCGAAATTAGCTTTTGAACAAGGTTTAACGTTAAAAGAGTCAGCCATTAAACTAAATGTAATGTCAGCGGAACAGTTTGATCGAATTGTCCAACCGGAAAAAATGATTGGTCCACAACCATCCTAA
- a CDS encoding DNA-binding response OmpR family regulator (product_source=COG0745; cath_funfam=1.10.10.10,3.40.50.2300; cog=COG0745; pfam=PF00072,PF00486; smart=SM00448; superfamily=52172), with product MKSLKVLIVDDEDKMRELIKTYLNKEGYTCLEAKDGMEALDLLKKESPDMLIVDVMMPYMDGFTLVEEMRHYHHIDTPVIFLTAKGDDQDKVKGLKLGGDDYIVKPFNPAELLARMEVIFRRTRKGVSGSKFETFGPLQFDLPGRTATIQDRKLTLTQKEFDLLLFLAKNKGQVFTRSQLLDQIWGQTYEGSERTVDTHIKTIRLKLKENADLIKTVWGLGYKFEVKI from the coding sequence TTGAAATCGTTAAAGGTTCTAATTGTTGATGACGAAGATAAAATGCGGGAGCTTATTAAAACTTATTTGAACAAAGAAGGATATACTTGTTTAGAAGCGAAAGACGGGATGGAAGCACTCGATCTATTAAAGAAAGAATCCCCAGACATGCTCATTGTTGATGTCATGATGCCATACATGGATGGATTTACATTAGTCGAGGAAATGCGTCATTATCATCACATTGATACCCCAGTCATTTTTTTAACCGCAAAAGGAGACGATCAAGATAAAGTGAAAGGATTAAAGCTTGGCGGCGACGACTATATTGTCAAACCTTTTAATCCTGCAGAGCTCTTAGCACGTATGGAGGTGATCTTTCGAAGAACACGCAAAGGTGTAAGCGGTTCAAAATTCGAAACATTTGGTCCTTTACAGTTTGATCTTCCGGGACGGACAGCCACTATACAAGACCGAAAGCTCACATTAACACAAAAAGAATTTGATTTATTGTTATTTTTAGCGAAAAACAAAGGGCAGGTGTTTACACGTAGTCAATTGCTTGATCAAATATGGGGACAAACCTATGAAGGCAGTGAACGAACAGTAGATACACATATTAAAACGATTCGTTTGAAATTAAAAGAAAACGCCGATCTTATTAAAACCGTATGGGGACTTGGCTATAAATTTGAGGTGAAAATTTGA
- a CDS encoding signal transduction histidine kinase (product_source=COG0642; cath_funfam=1.10.287.130,3.30.565.10; cog=COG0642; pfam=PF00512,PF00672,PF02518; smart=SM00304,SM00387,SM00388; superfamily=158472,55874; transmembrane_helix_parts=Inside_1_11,TMhelix_12_34,Outside_35_165,TMhelix_166_188,Inside_189_466) — protein MKIKQLSLNQKVLSLLIISVVMAIIFSFLFIHFLYKDLYIRSIKESLIYQGEQTAAHFHYGSLNHEIKERIFWYNVISPYEVVVVDKLDELDQFFPYKINYEDLISKEDEKQLRDGKYVMKEGYVKEFQRNIVGAIFPLGNQEELIGFIYIYVPLAEIPEVFRKGIPILVIAGALFFLFLYFGIRYFLKTIFKPLREMQAFSKEVGRGNFSKRVSITSSDEIGELAMAFNKMAQSLEQEEENKKEFLANVAHELRTPLTYIGGYSQILLDEIYHSPEELKKHLHLIQKETKRMQKLINDLMELNKLEDKNFKLTKEPIVLSQLILDSLELFQTSLKQRNIKLVMHLDDELIIYGDHSRLKQVFYNVVDNAIKYSYQNSQINISSYQDGSFAIVAIQDYGIGIPANDLNRIGERFYRTDKSRSRKTGGTGLGLSIVKEIMLLHDGKMDIKSEEGKGTLLLLSFPIVE, from the coding sequence TTGAAGATCAAACAGCTTTCATTAAATCAAAAGGTGCTATCACTTTTAATCATTAGTGTCGTAATGGCGATTATTTTTTCCTTTTTATTTATTCATTTTTTATATAAAGATTTATACATTCGAAGCATTAAAGAGTCTCTCATTTACCAAGGTGAGCAAACAGCAGCTCATTTTCATTACGGGTCTTTAAACCATGAAATCAAGGAGAGAATCTTTTGGTACAACGTCATTTCTCCATATGAAGTAGTTGTAGTCGATAAGCTAGATGAGCTCGATCAATTTTTTCCATATAAAATTAATTATGAAGATTTAATTAGTAAAGAAGATGAAAAACAACTGCGTGATGGAAAATATGTCATGAAGGAAGGATATGTGAAAGAATTTCAGCGAAACATTGTTGGGGCCATCTTTCCATTAGGCAATCAAGAGGAGTTAATAGGCTTTATTTATATTTATGTACCACTTGCTGAAATTCCTGAAGTATTTCGCAAGGGGATTCCTATTTTAGTTATTGCAGGTGCCTTGTTCTTTTTATTTTTATATTTCGGTATTCGTTATTTCTTGAAAACAATATTTAAGCCATTGCGTGAAATGCAAGCATTTTCAAAAGAAGTAGGCCGTGGAAATTTTTCAAAACGAGTATCCATTACCTCTTCAGATGAAATTGGAGAGCTAGCCATGGCTTTTAATAAAATGGCACAATCTCTTGAACAAGAAGAAGAAAATAAAAAAGAATTTCTCGCAAATGTCGCTCATGAACTAAGAACACCTTTAACGTATATTGGGGGATATTCGCAAATTTTACTTGATGAAATTTATCATTCCCCTGAAGAGCTGAAAAAACATTTACATCTCATTCAAAAGGAAACGAAACGAATGCAAAAACTCATTAATGATTTGATGGAGTTAAATAAATTAGAAGACAAAAACTTTAAGCTGACAAAGGAACCTATCGTTTTATCACAACTAATTCTAGATTCGCTTGAACTTTTTCAAACGTCGCTAAAACAAAGAAATATAAAGCTTGTCATGCATTTAGATGATGAACTGATTATTTACGGCGACCATTCTCGTCTCAAGCAAGTTTTTTACAATGTCGTTGACAATGCCATAAAATATTCCTACCAAAATAGTCAAATCAACATTTCCTCTTATCAGGATGGATCATTCGCGATTGTCGCCATTCAAGATTATGGAATCGGCATTCCGGCTAACGATTTAAACCGAATTGGAGAGCGTTTTTATCGAACAGATAAATCACGTTCTCGAAAAACTGGTGGAACAGGACTTGGCCTCTCCATTGTCAAAGAAATCATGCTGTTGCATGACGGAAAAATGGATATTAAGAGTGAAGAAGGGAAAGGGACTCTTCTACTATTATCTTTTCCTATTGTTGAATAA